In Mesoplodon densirostris isolate mMesDen1 chromosome 2, mMesDen1 primary haplotype, whole genome shotgun sequence, the DNA window CACTctgctcccagcctccctccccccagcccagggcagccAGGAAGTTACGTGGGACAGGACACGCAGCTGTTGCCATATTCATAGAAGCCGGGCAGGCAGGTCCCACAGTGAGTGTCTCCGCTGGAACCTGTGGTCCGGGAGAGGGTGTGGGTCAGGACgggagagaaggaggcaggggaagggggtgtgggaGTAGGCAGCCCAGATCGGGGGTACCCACAGGGGGCCCGCGTGCGGCGGTGCAGGGCCTCACAGTCTGGGCACGGGTGGCAGCGAAAGGGAGAGCTGTGGGGACACTGGCTGACGACGCAGTCCCTGAACCAGCCTGGCTTGCAGCCGCAGTGGGTGTCCGCCACCGCCGAGCAGTTCTTCAGGGCCACCTGGGAGGCTGGCAGGGGTGTTTGGGGAGACGGGGGAGAGCAGAGACTGTCAGAGCCAAAGAGCCCCACAGAGAGGCAGGACAGGTCCCCTGGAGAATGGAGGTGAGGAGACCAGAGACAGGGCCACCCCCAAAGTGAGAGAAGTGTGGAGATCACCACAGACCAGAGGCTGGAAGGTCACCAGGATGACAGGGCACAAAGGCATCCTGAGGCAGGGTCAGGGTAGAGGGCcccagggtggggtgggcacAGGGCTCTCCCAGCCAAAGGCTGGGCTCGAGCCAGCCACTTTCTTCAGAAGGACCCTGGCCAGGGCCTGTCCTCCAGAGCCGCCCTGCCCCCAAGCACTAGGCAGCCCCTCACCCTCCTCATCACAGGCCTGGCAGCGAGCACAGCGGGTCTTGTGGTGGTTCTCCCAGGCCAGGAAGGTGCCCCGGGGGCACGGGAGACAGGTGGAGATGCCACAGGGCTTTGTGCAGGGGGCCTTCAGGTAGTGCCCTGTGGAACCCAGCCTGGGGTCAAAGAGGGCTGCCGCCTTCCTATCTCGGGCTCCCTacttccctcccagcctcccctcgCCCCATCCCTGGCCTGCCTACCACCACTCCCCAGCCCTCCTGACCCCCGCCTGCCCCATCGGCCCTCACTTCCCGCCACGTCCCTCCCACCCCTTCAGCCGCTCACCTGCTGGACAGCCCCTGCAGCAGACCAGACCGCTCCTCTTCTGGAAGCTGTGCACACAGTCACACCTAGGGCTGGGAGTGCTGCCCTGGCCCTGGGCACCCAGCAGCAGGAGGAGGGCCTGGGGGACAGGGGCTGCTGGCTCCCAGCCTGGCTGCCCAGGCGGGGGGCGCTCTCTACCCGGTCTCCCCAGCCTTCAGGGGCTCCAGCACTTGCCCACAGAGCAGCCCACTTCTCAGGTTCTTGCCCCAAAGGGGTGCCCATCGGTGGGGCTCTGGACTAACTTCCTTCCCCTGTGCACAGACCAGGCTTGGGAGGGGCAGAGAAGAGGGTTCCCACCAGCCCTTCTCTCAAGGCTGGGCAGCAGGCGGTCCCCACCCCTACCCACGCCCTTGCTAAGGTGGGGGGCCCTGATCTTTCTCTGCCTCGGGCCCCCAGATCCCTCCGGCTCCGAGAGGGTGTTTCCTCTCGGCGGAAGGGCCCCACCCCGGCTGAACCTCTAACTAGGTTGGAAGAGGGGCCGGCCCAGCCCCCAGCGAGGCCGGATCGGAGGCTcctatccccacccccaccccatccccgcgTCCCCTTCCTCCGCCGCCTCGGTTACTCAGGCCCCGGCCAGGCTCGAGGTCGTGTCCCCGCGACCCCACTCACCGCAGCCAGCGCCGCCGCACACGCCCCGGGCCGCGGCTCCATGGCCCTGGGCGCCACGCCGGGCCCTCGACCCGACCCGGGCTTCCCCGCTCCGCCCGCCGCGGGTGGGGCCCAGGCCGGCgcccgcaggcccgccccgcccaccccgcGCCGCCCGAAGAGCCCGCCTAGGGGGAGGTGAAGGGGGAGGGCGCAGGGCGGGGCCGCCGCTACCAGGAAGCGAGCCCCCAGGCCGAAGCCCGCACACCTGAGCTCACCTGAGGCGGCTGGTGGGCAAGGTGTACACAGCACAAGGCTGCAGCCAGGTGCCTCGCCTGGGTTCTAGCTTCAACCCTGAGACCACCGCTTCCTAGGGAGGCgacctcccctctctgggcctcagagccCGCCCTCAGCCATGAGGGGTTGGGCCAGAAGTACCCAGGTGGGAGAGCCACCCTCCCCACGTACTGCGTGGCTTCCCCCCGCCCTGGAGGGGAGTCCTAGGGGGCACTCTCAGCAGAGCCTGTGACCATGGCCCACCCTGGCATAAGCTCAGAGGGGTGGCTCAGGGCAGGGCCCTCTAAGGTACCGCGTGGGGGGAGGGCACCTCGTGGGGGGCTCTAGTGGTGGGCCTCATGTCTgcggcaggggacaggggttgaCCTTGGGAGTACTGGTCAGGCGATCTCCGCCCCACTAATTCACTTCTGCTCCCACAGTCTCTTCCAGCGGGGCCCCACCAGAGGGCGGGGCGGGAGCCCAGGGAGGCGCCCAAGTGCACCTGAGTCCGGAAAGGGGGGCGTTCCAAAAGCAAAGGACTCTTTCCGGTGGAGTATATACAAGTCTTTATAAAAGAATcaaaagctcaataaatatgcAACTTTACACAGAGCCCAGCCCAAGgactgggtgggtgggtaggtgggagggagcgagggagggaggcaaggacGTGAGGGCAGGGGAACCGTCCCGCTTGGGGCCAGatgagggtggaggtgggaggggctgcCTGGGATCCCAGCCCTGGAGCCTAGCCCAGAGGCTTGGAGCTGGTGACTTCGGGGGTATCGGGCAAGGGACCCTGCCTAGGCTGGGGGGCGGAGGCACAGGCAGGTTGGTGACAGTGGTGGCTGTAGCGGGGCCCTgcagcctgggcctgggcctctgCTGAGCCCTCCCCCGCTTCCAGCCAGTCTGGCAAAGTGCAAATTGGGCCCTGGGGACGGTGGCAGAGGTCCTGCCCAGCACTCCGGCTGGGGCACACATAAGGCAGCAGCTGGAGCAGGGGCCGGCACACCCCAGGAGGCGTGCTGTCTGCTGTCCCTTGGCCAGTGGCACCCTTGGGAGCCTCCCTCTGCTCAGACCTCCCTGCagtggagaggaggggagagacggTCCTTCCTTGGCTGAAGGCATTCAGAGGGGCTCCAGCCACCCTCTCCTCCCGACCGGAATGCTCAGGCCTCTTCTTCACCACTGCCCACTGGTGCATCCTCACCAGGTGCTGAGGCTGGTCTCAGCCTCCCTCTCCCACACCCGTCCCCAAATGCCATCTGCTCCCCGCCATGACAGTGCCCCCAGCACACTGGGCCACCTGTCCCAGGCCAGGCCACTCACGAGGCAGTGAGGGTGGAGTTAAGCAGCAGGGTGGTCCTGATTCGGTAGAGCTGGGCCAACGTCAGCTTCCTGTGCTGGGCAGAGGTCCCCGGGGGGGGCTCAGGCTGGACCCTGGGTGAGGCCCCCGAGGACAGCTCTCTGCTCCTCCTGGTGGGTCCTTTGGGCTCCCCAGCTGGGCAGCCGGCTCCACCCTCCAGCTCTGACAGCTCGGggccactgccagggcctggtgCCCCCTGGCAATCCCAGCTGGGCCCAGCTTCCTGAGGGGAGCCCTGAGTCCTGGTGCCAGGGACGGTAGCAGCCAGGCAGAGTTCCGACAGGCTGCGGCTAGGGGCTGGGGGCGCTCCACGGGTGGTGGCCCCTGACAGCAGCTGGAGGAGACTGGCCTCAGATTTGGACTTGAGCAGGTGGGGCAGACAGGGCAGCAGCTGGACAGGAGTGCGTCGGCGGAGGCGGGGCGAGGGTGGGGGTGAAGGGGCCTGCGATGACTCTGGGGGCCGGAGTGCTGGCTCCGCCGCAGGGGCTGGGGCCATAAAGTCTTGCAGGGAGGTCGGGGAGAGGGTGCCGTAGGCGGAGTCTATAGAGCAGGAGCGGCCATCCACTGGGCCCAGGGGCAGCAGCTCGCCGGTGGGCGTGACAGATGAGGCGGTGGTGCCGAGAGAGGTCTCGTCTGATTGGGAGCTGAAGGGGCCGCCCTCGAACTCGGGAGAGGACAGCAGCCCCCCAGGCTCCACCACCACCATGGCCAGGGTCTCTGTGGAGCCATCCGAGACACTGTGGAGGCGAGAGGAGAGTCAGCCCAGCCGAAGGAAACCGAGATGGCCTGGTGCGGCCCACGCTGGGCACTGCAGAAGTCTACAgcctctgccctcctggagctcaaGGCTCAAGAGACGGCAAGCAGGTGGCACCTGAGCCTACAACACAGGTGTCAGTAATGGTGTCTGTCGCGACCACAGCATCTCCTGTTGGATACAGTCTAAGAATCTTCAGCTCAGCTCCAGGCAGCTACCACTAATGTATCCGATTTGGCACTCAAGTTGAGAACCGTTAGCCATCCTCCCCTGGACTCTGGTGGGAGACAGAGCCCCCGTGCCCACCCCCACTGGGTTCACATCATAAAGCCATTCAGAGGAAACGGATGTGACCGGCCCTGTCCAGTGCTAATGGCCTCGGGGTCAAGAGTCCCGGCTGGAGTACCTGCCCTGCTCTGGCTTGCTGGGTGGTCCTGGATGAACGTACCAGCGCTGCGAGTTGAGGCTGTTGCTGCTTTTGCGCAGGATGGTAGGGGAACTGGCAGCCGACGCGctgctctcccctccttcctcgtcctcgtcctcgtcctcctgctcatcctcctcctcttccaggcTCTGCAGGTGCTGCTGGCTGCCTGGGTGCTCCTGCACACGCAGCTGCTGAAGCTGGCTCTGCGGGTGTGGGTGCACAGGGCCCCAGCGGGCTGTGAGCAGCGGTCCCCACCAGGCCGCCCTGCCAGCCTGCCCACCGCTCTGCTCTCACCTGGGCATCGTAGATGGCGTCCACCCAGCCACGGCACAAAGCCTGGCCGCTGGCCTGGAACGTGTAGGCCCCCACAGCGCTGTGGAACTCGTTCAGGTAGATGAGAAGGAAGGACCCTGGTTAGGAAGGGCTCGCCTCAGTGCTGGCTGAGACCATGGCGCCCGCCCgtcccaggccctgcccagggGCGGCGGGGCCGGGCTCCTCACCGGGGTCCCGAAGCTCCCGGCACACGATCTTTTCCACCAGCAGCGGTGGCCTGATCACCTTGGTCCTCTCTGCCTTCTTCACTGCCTTGGTCACCAAGAGCAGGTCGGTGAAGAGGAAGCAGTACACGTCCATCTGGGGGATGGGAGGCCGTGGGAGCAGAAGCCAGAGGTCAGGGCCAGGGCAGGGACCCTCAGCCTGTCTGCGGCCACACCCTCTCCTGGGGGCACTGGTGTCAAacacctcccttcccccactccccgcGAATCtgagtaaaatttaaatgaaggGCAAGCCGATTTTCTTTCATCAAGCTATATACTTGTGATTTATGCCAGTTAAAAGTTTACattaaagaggaaaaggaaggtggTTTTAAAATCACGCTTTGTAGGCTCTGGGTTACACAGTGCCTGAAAAATTAACAGCTCAGTAGCAAGACTCTGGGCTGTTCCTGTCCTGCTCACGGAAGGTGCCCCCTCCTTCCCACCAAGAACACATGTGGCCCTGGCAGGTGGGCTAGAATGGCACCTGATGGGCTGGGACCCGGCTGCTGTATTTGTAAAGAGTAAACTGCAGGCAGATAATCATCCTTCATATGATCATAAAAGTCACCAGTTCTTAAATTGCCACCCAGGTGACTGGGCAGCTAAGAATCACAAGCGGTCCCAAGGAAGGGGTGTTCGAAACCCACAGGGTAAGAGGGGGTGGGGcgagggccctgggtggggggtggagtcACCTTGCTGTCCTTCCCCTCCTTCATCCTCAGGCTCCCTTCCAGCAGCAGCTGGCGCGTCTCCTCAGGGGAGGCGCCAGGGATGGGTGCTGTCAGGTCCAGGTGTAGAAATTCCTTCAGGAGCTGGGGGTTTGGTGGGGGCAGGTGCAGGAGAGGTCAGAGTCTGACTCCTCATCTCAGCGGGGAGTCCTCCAGAGATTCCCAGCGTAGCCTCCCATCTGTCTGCCAGTTTGGCCCCTCCTCGCTCCCAGCAGGGCCAGCGACCCCCGCACAGACGGAGGCGCCCACCTTGTCCACCTCGTCGTTGCTGCCCTCCACCACCTCGTAGGCGTCGATGCGGCTCACCACGGCAGCCAGCCGCTGCCTCTCCTGTCGCTGCCGCATGCACGCGTTCACGTGGTGGATGAAGCGCTCCACCGAGCCGATCTACGGGTGGGCCAGGGCAGTTCAGGTACAGGGCCGGGAGGGGCCGCAAGCCAGGGAGGGACCCTGCCCGCCGCCCCAGTTACCATGGTGACGACGGCCTCCTTGGCGCGCGGCTCGTCTGTCTTCCTTAGCACCGACTTGAGAAGCAGCGGGTACTTGGTGAGCCGCTGGTGGGGCTTGGCCAGCATGTCGCTCAGCTTCAGCCGCTGGCACTGCTGGTGCTTCTCGGCCCACTGCGGcggggaggcgggggcggggcttATGGCAGGCCACGCCCAGCGCCAGCCCCCCCTGCACCTGCCGCCCAGGTGGGCCCACCGTCCTGTGCCCGGGCCCAGCAGCGAGCCCCACCCGCCCTCACCGTGACGTAGGCCCGGAAGAGGTCGTTGTCCCGCAGTAGGCCCCGCATGTACTCCATGCAGCCTTCCTCCTCCATGCAGTATCGGATGTAGGGCTTGAAGAGGGAGCCGAACTGCCGCAGGGCGGAACAAGCACAGCACCCGTTACCGCGCACTCCCCGCGGGCTGGGCCCGGCACTCGCTCTTCCTTACTGCCTTTCGCGACCACCGCAGGGGGCAAGcttattatccctgttttccacgtgaggaaactgagcctcagcgAAAGCGATCACCCTCGGCCAGGTAGCAAGGGTACACGGCCAGGTGGCGTTCACACCAGGGCAACTGATTCTGAATTCCACGCCTCTGACCACTAAGGGTCATTCGGGCCATTGGTCAGGGGGAGGCTGGGGTGATGGGCAGATGGGATCGGCGCCCCAGCCCCGCCTCAGTGTCCCTGCCTGCGTCCGACCCGGCACGTACCATCTTAAAGCCTTTGAGGAAATCCCCGGGCTGCAGCAGCGCCCGCGTGCGCCGCGCCTTCTCCAGCACCGGCGCCATCACGCTGCCCCACAGCCCGCGGTGCAGCCGCGCGATCTCGGGGACGTTGCTGAACAGGCGCTCCGCCTCCAcctgtgggtgggtgggaggtgcGCTCGGCCCCGCCCCTCCACCGGGCCCCGCCCCTGaccatccccctcccctcccctcccaccacccgTTGGCCCCGCTCCCACCTTTCTTCAGcatgcccccatccccaccccctggttccaggccccgccccctcacaTACGCCGTCGTTGGCTCCGCCCCCCGGCCGCCCCACCCtttctgcagccccagccccaccccctgaaGCCAGGCCCCACCCCTCACCTACTCCACCAGTCAGCCCCGCCCCTGTCTGTCCCCTCCCttgctccagcccctcccccctccccgctaCTTTCTGGtactgtcccccccacccccaggccctgtCGCACCTCACACAGCAGCCCTGACTCTTGCAGGTTCAGGAGGCAGCACAGGAACagctgtggggggcagggagcactgcagctggtggaggaggggggTCCCAGTCCCGACGCCCCCACCCAGACTCTTAGGCTCCCCTCTACCCCTTTCCCATCCTGGGAGTGCCTGAGGCAGCCTGGGACAGAGAGGGTTCCCGCTTTGAGAAAAGACGCTCCCCACGGCCCACCTGGGGGTGCCCCTGCCCAGGCCCCTCCTGGAGGGAAGCTCTGGGACACTGCCCTCACAGCCACACCTGGAACTCTCTCCTCCACCTGTGCCCTGGCTCGGTCTGGAGTTTCTGCCCGGAGGGTGCCTTCCTTGAACCCACAAGCCCAGGACAGGTGCTCCCCCAAGGTCCAAGTCCTTACACACATCCCCCAGTGCCTACCCATTCTGCCTCCTCGTCTAGGGTGTGGGCTGCTgggcacctggcacatagcaggtgttaAGAAACAGCCGATGAAAGGATGAGTGAAAGGATGAGGTCTGTGTTAATCAGCTCAACCTGGCAAACTCGCCCCAAGCCCCCTCGCAGTTTCCCCGGGGCCATTGGGAATCACCTCCACCCCAGGGTGTGGCCCTTCTCCCACTTTCCTTCCCCTCTGTTGCTTGGCACCTGCTTCTTCGGCAAAGGCCCAAACTGTGCTGAGGGGCACCCAGAGGAGGCCACGGGGGGCGGGTAGGCGGAGTGGCTCTGGGCCCACGCCATACTCACATTGGTGATCACCCTCAGTTTCTTAATGTAGGAGGCCTCTGTGTGCAGGAGCTCCCACACTGCCTCCTGCTGGTGGCATTGCCGCCGGGTCAGCTTCTGTGGGAAGGGCAGGGTGTCTCCAGGAGCCCCCGCGTGTGCCGGGATGGCCGGAGCGGGTGAGAAGGGTGAACGGCCCTGCACGCAACCTTTTTCCCAGCTGAGACACAGAGGCCCCCCAAGTTCTGGGCCAGCCAGTTTCGCCTTGCCTGAGTGCCTCCAAAGCGGGTAAACGGTGAGAGCAGCCTGGCAGGGCTGTCCCGTGGAACATCCCGTCACCCTGGCAAGGGCCCTGTGGAGCAGGGGGATAACGTCCCCCTTTccctgaggagggaggggaaggccaCGCGCGGCACCCACCTCGTGCCCGTCGATGAGCTCCCGCCAGCTGTCCTCCAGCCGCAGGCAGGCGTCGTCCTCGTCCTCCTCTtcatccccttcctcctcccacgAGTCGTGGTCAAAGCACAGCCTCCGGGGCAGCCTGGGCAGCCCGAAGAGGCTGTAGGCATGCAGCTTGCCCTCCAGCTGCTCCAGCTTGTCCACCTCCTGAAAGGAGGCCTGTGGTCAGAGTCAGGGGTCAAGGCCAGCCAgctgccctgccccagcccccacGGGCCCACATACCCGGCCGAAGGCGCTGGTGCTGGGGCCTGAGCTGAAGAAGCCGCTGAAGCGACTGGCTGCCCGGTTCTTCCAGCTGTCGCTGCCgccactgctgctgctgcaacTACTGCTGCCGCTGGGCAGAGAGCAGCTGGAGGGCGCTGGGGACTCCTGCCCAGGGATGCTCGCCTCCCCCAGGAACTCCGACATGTTCTTGCGTCGGCGGCCAGGGGCCTGGCCGGGGAGCGGGCGTCAGGGCCAGACCCCCACAGCCCCACCCCATGGTGGGTTTCCAGGACCTCGGCCAGCccgggaggcaggagggtctCTGCACGCCCCCGCACCCTGGGACGCCGCCTCTCCTGAGACCTACACGTGCCCTGGGGGCCGGAAGGTCCAGAGAGACGCAGCTGGATCCCCCTCCCGCCTGCCGCCCCAGCCAGCAGCATGAAGCAGGTGGGGAGAACACacagagtcacacacacacactcagacgcACTCAGCAGCCCAGGTCCAAGTGGATCCCCGACACACACTCAGTGACACACAAAGTCTCGCTCCCCACGCAATGTCtgcttagacacacacacacacacacacacacacacacacacagactcctcGGGCACCAGCAGACTCTCAGAGACGAGGGACATCACCGTGGGGTATGATGGTTAGACCCAGGGAGGGCCCCGTATCCTCAAAGCCAGCCCCATTTCCCAGAAGCGGAAAGTAAAGCCCCCAGAGGGAGCAGCGAGGCGCCCAGGTGACCTCCCCCTGGCCCCTCGTCGTCCCCAGCCCCGACACAGCCCCTCCTCACCAGGATGTCCAGGCTCTCCCGGCGGCTCTGCAGGTCCACGCGCTCCTGGGTGGGGGGCCCGGCCCCGGCTGGCCGCAGGATTGGCAGACTCAGGGACTTGGAGTCCTTCACCCCCTGCTCCACCTTCCCCTCGTCCCCTGGCTTGGCTGGGGTGGCAGTAGGGACAAGTAGAGGTCCTCAACGCCCAGGCTCAGTGGAGAAGGGCCCCCAGGCCCCTCTCCCTCAAGGATCCAAACCAAGGCCTGGCTGCCCTCCCCTGAAGCCCCGCCCTGCCAACGCCTGGCACTGCCGCCCAGCAGAGACACCTGTATGGTAATGAGCTTGCTCAAGACCATGGCCAATGGGAACCTGAGCCTGGGAAGAAGCACCCTCCCCAAGGGACCCAGCCATGCCCCAGCTACCCGGCCCATCTAGTCATCTGCTCACCTTTGACCCGCAGGTAGTGTCCCCCGAACCTGTAGGCCTCAAAGGTGAGGGACAGGGGCGTGTTGGACTGGTCCAGGTAGATATCCACTTTTCCCAGCGCAATGCCCTTCCTTTCAAATACTGGCAGCAGCACCTCCCTGCCCGGGACAGGAGGTGCGTGTGTGCTGGGGGCAGTCACAGGCTGCAGTCACCTGTCCACAGCACCAGCGCCACCCCACCCGCCCAAAGGAAAAGGGAGACACCCAGGGGATCACACACAGGtccgtgcacacacacacccctgcccaCAGAGGTTCACGCTCCTGCGTGCCTCTACACACGAGACAACACGCCCCTGCCCTCACATGTTCACATCTGCACACCAGGGCAGACAGACACCGTTGCATGTCCGTCCACACCCGTTCACCCCCGCAGGACTAGGCCACGTGCAGGGGCTGGGATACAAACACGGCACCCAGGCCCTCACTGCACATGGGTGGGGTGCCCACAGGTGGGGGACATGCTTGTTCACAGGCCCCCACACAGATACACACGGTCACACCCGCAGGAGGCCAcacctgccccccagccccgTTCTCCCCACCAAGCCCTACCCCAGCGACTTCTTCTTCATGGCTGGTACGATCTCTGTCTCGATATCCACGTTCAGGTCAAATTTCAGCGTGAAGCACTCCTTGCTTGGGTCCTGACAGGACAGGGGGTCTCAGTTCTGCACCCCTTGCCCCCtagcctccccaccccagggtTCCGGATGGGAGCCCCAGCAGGGAAGTCAATGCAGGGATCTCCCAGCCCTCTTCTGTCCCAGGGAGGCACCCGGCATCCCTCCGTGGAGGCAGGAGCTCCTGGAGCATCCCCCACCTGGGCTAAGGTAAGCAGGGCTGGGCTACAGGGCTGGGTGGTGAGGGAGGGACACGCTCACTCCAGGCCCCCTCCCTGGTCCTGGAACTTAGAGCAGACGGGCCCAGCCTCGGGAACGGAGGAAAGGGCCCGGGAGGGGCAGAGGCTGTGGGCGCCTGCCCTGCCAGCCTGGGGGCCCCTTACATCTGTGTGTCTCCTCCAGGCTTTCTTTTTGGAGAGCTTCAGGCCTGTGCTCTTCCGGTCCCTGCAAGGAAGCCGGTGGGGGCAGAGGTTGGAGGCATGGGTGGGCCCTCACCAGGGTGGGATACGGGCGGGTCCCAGCTGGCTGCCCACCCCTTGCTGGCCCTAGGTGACCAGGTAACACAGGTTTGCTCAGGCAAGCCAGGACTCACGAGGGGCTGTTCGCCCTCTGGTGGCCGACCCGGGAGTCACACCCAGTGGTACCTCATGAGGTAGTCTGATCCCAGAAGCCCTGGAGGCTCACCCTCCAGGAATCCCGGCAGCAGCAGGGGCCAGGCGGGGTCTCCAGTCAGCTCTTCTGAAGCCTCTGGTCCCTGGCTCTGTGATCTGAGACCCAGCCTTGGGACCCCCCCGGTGTGGGCCATGCCCACCAACCCCTCACCTACCCCTTGCCATCCACAgagctctcctcctcctcctctatgTCCACTGCAGGGCTGGTGCGCGGGGGGCATGACCGGGTGGACACATTCCGAGCCAGGACAGAGCCTTCGGTGTAAAGTGGGAGTGGGGTTGTGCCCGctccctccctggccccctcCTTAGCCTTCCAACACGGCCAACTCCAGAGGGACCAGGGCCTGCTACCGACCTTTGGACCCCACCCCAAACTAGCCAGGGCCCCTCAGTTCTGTGAGGGGAGGGACTCAGTCACTGCTTATCTTTTATCCATCCCCAGACTCAAAAAGACACAAGGGCCCTGGGATGACACCCCGGGTGATGCCCTGTCCCCAGTACAAGtctgcctcagtttacccatctatTAAATAGGGATAAAGCAGCCCTGCCTCTGGGATTGTTGCAGGAAGGAACCAAACTCCATGGCTCTTTCTTGCAGgcgtcccctcccccaccacggtGTACACGCCCCAAGTCCCAGGAGGCCCTGGCAGAGGGGACGAGTCCTTTGGTCCCTCTGACCAGCTGGGAAAGGAGACCAGAGCCACCCCAGCACAGCCAGTTGCCGGTAGGCCGGGGCCAAGTCCCTTTTCAGCAGGAGGGGTTTCTTGTTTCCTGCTGCAAGTTCCTTCTGAcctgcccatccccaccccaccctctgctCACTGGCTGCCTGGCTGGAGAATCTGCCCAGAGATCCCCTGCCCTGAGGACAAGAGGGAAGGGGACCTTCTTGCTGGGCCGGGCAGGGACAGAGGCGGGGGCAGCTGTGGGAGGTGCAGACCCATCGAGAAGGACCCGGCACCCGGTGGAGACAGACCTGCCTTCGAGCTGGGCCGGTCCCCAactttttctcttgttaaaaaaCTTGTGGAACAAAAGGGACAGCAGTGGACTTGGGTTTCACCGTTTACAGTCAACTCGTGTCCTTCTGATGGCCCTGTCGTGATGCCGACAGTTAGCAGGACACTGTGCCCCCAGGCAGGGAGCTCTAGGGGCTGGGCACCCTCCCCGTGCTCACCTTGAGGGGGCAGGTCGAAGCGGACGTGCCCATCATAATGCATGGCACCATGGAACTTGCTGTCACAGGCCTCGCAGAGGCTGAGGGGGCCCCGGCGGTGCAGCTGCTGGCAGTCGGCGTGGTGGCATATCTGTAGGGGaaggatgggggggtggggtggacgcAGACCACTGCAGTACACGGGGCTCTTGGCCCCTACGGGGGCGACTCTTCAGGTCTGACCATCCACGCCCCACAGAGTGCCTGTCAAACGCTTCCCGAGCACCT includes these proteins:
- the PLEKHG5 gene encoding pleckstrin homology domain-containing family G member 5 isoform X4; the encoded protein is MGTGPGVSGRRAASRPSPELPSRDSEPGWAGGRGRHGEDQICHHADCQQLHRRGPLSLCEACDSKFHGAMHYDGHVRFDLPPQGSVLARNVSTRSCPPRTSPAVDIEEEEESSVDGKGDRKSTGLKLSKKKAWRRHTDDPSKECFTLKFDLNVDIETEIVPAMKKKSLGEVLLPVFERKGIALGKVDIYLDQSNTPLSLTFEAYRFGGHYLRVKAKPGDEGKVEQGVKDSKSLSLPILRPAGAGPPTQERVDLQSRRESLDILAPGRRRKNMSEFLGEASIPGQESPAPSSCSLPSGSSSCSSSSGGSDSWKNRAASRFSGFFSSGPSTSAFGREVDKLEQLEGKLHAYSLFGLPRLPRRLCFDHDSWEEEGDEEEDEDDACLRLEDSWRELIDGHEKLTRRQCHQQEAVWELLHTEASYIKKLRVITNLFLCCLLNLQESGLLCEVEAERLFSNVPEIARLHRGLWGSVMAPVLEKARRTRALLQPGDFLKGFKMFGSLFKPYIRYCMEEEGCMEYMRGLLRDNDLFRAYVTWAEKHQQCQRLKLSDMLAKPHQRLTKYPLLLKSVLRKTDEPRAKEAVVTMIGSVERFIHHVNACMRQRQERQRLAAVVSRIDAYEVVEGSNDEVDKLLKEFLHLDLTAPIPGASPEETRQLLLEGSLRMKEGKDSKMDVYCFLFTDLLLVTKAVKKAERTKVIRPPLLVEKIVCRELRDPGSFLLIYLNEFHSAVGAYTFQASGQALCRGWVDAIYDAQSQLQQLRVQEHPGSQQHLQSLEEEEDEQEDEDEDEEGGESSASAASSPTILRKSSNSLNSQRCVSDGSTETLAMVVVEPGGLLSSPEFEGGPFSSQSDETSLGTTASSVTPTGELLPLGPVDGRSCSIDSAYGTLSPTSLQDFMAPAPAAEPALRPPESSQAPSPPPSPRLRRRTPVQLLPCLPHLLKSKSEASLLQLLSGATTRGAPPAPSRSLSELCLAATVPGTRTQGSPQEAGPSWDCQGAPGPGSGPELSELEGGAGCPAGEPKGPTRRSRELSSGASPRVQPEPPPGTSAQHRKLTLAQLYRIRTTLLLNSTLTAS
- the PLEKHG5 gene encoding pleckstrin homology domain-containing family G member 5 isoform X2, translating into MENPRGGNHQQGNSANRGHRVHTLKYTAPRGPVSEKRIGRAESSVVFCADDSAGEIKVGAESGRSPPVLGLQLGREGQGLWVEHVAQGPGKVPPPQRSNMNSVLTKYGSPPRGWLSLRPGSEDRSLAEEKGLCCQNPDCMDKGRAAKICHHADCQQLHRRGPLSLCEACDSKFHGAMHYDGHVRFDLPPQGSVLARNVSTRSCPPRTSPAVDIEEEEESSVDGKGDRKSTGLKLSKKKAWRRHTDDPSKECFTLKFDLNVDIETEIVPAMKKKSLGEVLLPVFERKGIALGKVDIYLDQSNTPLSLTFEAYRFGGHYLRVKAKPGDEGKVEQGVKDSKSLSLPILRPAGAGPPTQERVDLQSRRESLDILAPGRRRKNMSEFLGEASIPGQESPAPSSCSLPSGSSSCSSSSGGSDSWKNRAASRFSGFFSSGPSTSAFGREVDKLEQLEGKLHAYSLFGLPRLPRRLCFDHDSWEEEGDEEEDEDDACLRLEDSWRELIDGHEKLTRRQCHQQEAVWELLHTEASYIKKLRVITNLFLCCLLNLQESGLLCEVEAERLFSNVPEIARLHRGLWGSVMAPVLEKARRTRALLQPGDFLKGFKMFGSLFKPYIRYCMEEEGCMEYMRGLLRDNDLFRAYVTWAEKHQQCQRLKLSDMLAKPHQRLTKYPLLLKSVLRKTDEPRAKEAVVTMIGSVERFIHHVNACMRQRQERQRLAAVVSRIDAYEVVEGSNDEVDKLLKEFLHLDLTAPIPGASPEETRQLLLEGSLRMKEGKDSKMDVYCFLFTDLLLVTKAVKKAERTKVIRPPLLVEKIVCRELRDPGSFLLIYLNEFHSAVGAYTFQASGQALCRGWVDAIYDAQSQLQQLRVQEHPGSQQHLQSLEEEEDEQEDEDEDEEGGESSASAASSPTILRKSSNSLNSQRCVSDGSTETLAMVVVEPGGLLSSPEFEGGPFSSQSDETSLGTTASSVTPTGELLPLGPVDGRSCSIDSAYGTLSPTSLQDFMAPAPAAEPALRPPESSQAPSPPPSPRLRRRTPVQLLPCLPHLLKSKSEASLLQLLSGATTRGAPPAPSRSLSELCLAATVPGTRTQGSPQEAGPSWDCQGAPGPGSGPELSELEGGAGCPAGEPKGPTRRSRELSSGASPRVQPEPPPGTSAQHRKLTLAQLYRIRTTLLLNSTLTAS